The following are from one region of the Zonotrichia albicollis isolate bZonAlb1 chromosome 15, bZonAlb1.hap1, whole genome shotgun sequence genome:
- the LOC102071342 gene encoding leukotriene C4 synthase, translated as MLDQIHWLAAVTVLGVLEQAYFFLQVIYARRLFGISPPKISGPPEFERIFRAQVNSSEYFPIFLALLWQAGLFFHQGLAAALGLLYLYARYCYFMGYKASSSERLAPIYFSAGVLWILIAVSALGILHFFLSHYVGLNVLQLLTA; from the exons ATGTTGGATCAGATTCATTGGCTGGCTGCCGTGACAGTCCTGGGAGTCCTGGAGCAAG CCTACTTCTTCCTCCAGGTGATCTATGCTAGGAGATTGTTTGGCATTTCACCTCCAAAGATCTCAGGCCCTCCTGAATTTGAAAGGATCTTTCGAGCACA GGTGAACTCCTCTGAGTATTTTCCCATCTTCCTGGCACTTCTGTGGCAGGCTGGACTCTTCTTCCATCAAG GTCTGGCTGCAGCCTTGGGTCTGCTCTATCTCTATGCCCGCTACTGCTACTTCATGGGATACAAGGCATCATCCTCAGAAAG ACTCGCCCCGATATACTTCAGCGCTGGAGTTCTCTGGATTCTCATTGCAGTGTCAGCCCTGGGCATCCTGCATTTCTTCCTCTCTCACTATGTGGGGCTGAACGTCCTCCAGCTTCTCACAGCATGA